From a region of the Lactuca sativa cultivar Salinas chromosome 4, Lsat_Salinas_v11, whole genome shotgun sequence genome:
- the LOC111884851 gene encoding uncharacterized protein LOC111884851, which yields MVLKKVSSAHEMWSDLENLFHTNKDTKIIQIDNELCTITQGDYDMASYCTRIKSITNMLDNIDSSVPEKNIVIYTINGLHPKFENVATIICHGDHLPSFLKVRSMLMDQEQRLKTNCYTT from the coding sequence ATGGTTCTCAAGAAGGTAAGTTCTGCTCACGAGATGTGGAGTGATCTAGAGAATCTATTTCACACCAACAAAGACACAAAGATCATCCAAATCGACAATGAATTATGCACTATTACTCAAGGTGATTATGATATGGCTTCTTATTGTACTCGAATCAAATCCATTACAAACATGCTTGATAATATTGATTCTAGTGTTCCTGAAAAGAACATTGTTATTTATACTATCAATGGATTACATCCCAAGTTTGAGAATGTTGCTACAATCATTTGTCACGGTGATCATCTGCCTTCGTTCCTTAAAGTCCGCTCAATGCTCATGGATCAAGAACAACGCCTCAAAACAAACTGCTACACCACCTAA